A DNA window from Limanda limanda chromosome 6, fLimLim1.1, whole genome shotgun sequence contains the following coding sequences:
- the LOC133003856 gene encoding gap junction delta-2 protein, with protein MGEWTILERLLEAAVQQHSTMIGRILLTVVVIFRILIVAIVGETVYEDEQTMFICNTLQPGCNQACYDKAFPISHIRYWVFQIILVCTPSLCFITYSVHQSAKQKDRRYSFLYPIMERDYGGRDGARKLRNINGILVQHGGDGGGGKEEPDCMEVKEIPNVPRGLTHGKNSKIRRQEGISRFYIIQVVFRNALEIGFLAGQYFLYGFSVPGIFECDRYPCLKEVECYVSRPTEKTVFLVFMFAVSGICVVLNLAELNHLGWRKIKAAIRGVQARRKSICEIRKKDMAHLSQPPNLGRTQSSESAYV; from the coding sequence GATCCTCCTGACAGTGGTGGTGATCTTCCGTATCCTGATCGTGGCCATCGTTGGCGAGACGGTATACGAGGACGAGCAGACAATGTTCATCTGCAACACTCTCCAGCCCGGCTGCAACCAGGCCTGCTACGACAAAGCCTTCCCTATTTCCCACATTCGTTACTGGGTCTTCCAGATCATACTGGTGTGCACGCCCAGCCTCTGCTTCATCACCTACTCCGTCCATCAGTCGGCCAAGCAGAAAGACCGGCGCTATTCCTTTCTCTATCCCATCATGGAAAGGGACTATGGGGGAAGAGACGGGGCGCGAAAGCTTCGCAACATCAATGGAATTCTAGTCCAGCATGGCGGCGATGgcggaggagggaaggaagaacCTGATTGcatggaggtgaaggagatTCCCAATGTCCCACGGGGCCTGACCCATGGGAAGAACTCTAAGATTCGCCGGCAAGAGGGGATCTCCCGCTTTTACATCATTCAGGTGGTGTTCAGAAACGCGCTAGAGATCGGCTTCTTGGCGGGCCAGTATTTCCTCTATGGCTTCAGCGTGCCTGGGATTTTCGAGTGCGACCGCTATCCATGTCTCAAGGAGGTGGAGTGCTACGTGTCCCGGCCCACGGAGAAAACTGTTTTCCTGGTGTTCATGTTTGCGGTGAGTGGCATCTGCGTGGTGCTCAACCTGGCTGAGCTCAACCATCTGGGGTGGCGCAAGATCAAGGCGGCCATCAGGGGAGTCCAGGCCCGCAGGAAGTCTATCTGCGAAATCAGGAAGAAGGACATGGCCCATTTGTCCCAGCCACCAAACCTGGGTCGCACACAGTCCAGCGAATCAGCCTACGTGTGA